A region of the Sardina pilchardus chromosome 3, fSarPil1.1, whole genome shotgun sequence genome:
GCTATTCACATTTTGGATGACACTCTGAGTGACAAGTGGCTGAATCCAGTTTTAACTGGAACACCTTTGTGTAAGGGCATTGTCAAGACATTGATAGCAAAAACAACTTCAACCTTTTTTGTGCTAGGTTTTTGTGACAGGAAATGCTTTATGGATTATGTGGTAGACTTCAGATTCATGGTATTAAGCAGACACCtctgtccaaagcgacttacattaCTGCTGTATTTAATACAGTACACATTAACATACATTTATAGTAAAGCGAAACAGCCTAAACAATACCagtggttttgagaagaaaatgtTTTAGCAGTTGTGGATAAAAAGTCCtgagattttattttattaaaagaatgcaatcttattttattttaactATTCCTGCTAGAAGGTCAATTCAGAGTAATTAACAGATGAGTGACTCATGCCACCAGACTCCTCTTACCAAAGTGAAAAATGTACCAAAGTGAAAAATGTAAAGTGCAGTACAGTTAATGTAATCCTAATAGCCtatgtacctacagtatgtacaacatACAATGACTTTAATTCAGTCCAGGATTGTCAAAGATAATATCAtattttgaattaaaaaaaaaaaaaaaaagttgttgaaAAGAGTTTGAACAGACACATCTAGTACACACgacatacagcgccctccataattattggcacccctggttaagatgtgctctttagcttctaataaattcattttttttccaaattatataggaccacaatgaaaaaaagcgtaaaatccaacctttaatacaagtgcatttatttagaaggaaaaaaatcccacattaagaaataattattttacatcaaatcatgtgtgccacaattattggaacccctgatgttaatgcttcgtacaacccccttttgctaataaaacagcacctaatcttcttttataatgtttcacaagattagagaaaacagaaagagggatcttcaacgattcctctttgcacaaaatctccaaatcatccagcgacctgggtcctctcctctgcaatctcctcttcagctcaccccacaggttttcaatggggttgaggtctggaaactgagatggccatggtaggagcttgatacggtgtctggtaaaccatttctgtgtagacttggccatacgtttagggtcattatcttgctgaaagacccagtgacaacccatcttcagctttcgggcagaggccaccagattttgatttaaaatgtcctggtatttcaaagcattaatgatgccatgcaccctaacaaggttcccaggccctttggaagagaaacaggcccacagcatcaccgatcctccaccatacttcacagtgggcatgaggtgctgttctgtatactcatctttttgttacgccagacccacttagagtgtttgttgccaaaaagctctaaatTGTCTCATCTGagcaaagcacacggtcccagttgaaggcccagtaccgctccagacgtttgtgcttatgattttgagtgagaggtttttttccgtgcatgcctcccaaacaacttgttggcatgtagatagtgcctgatggttgttttggagactttgtgaccccaagatgcaaccatttgatgcaattctgtaacagtgcgtggtggcaaaataaacttgagtcctcttccaggcttgtttaccactgttccagttgttttaaacttcttaacgattcctctgaccatagatatgggcaggtgtgcgagtggctattttcttgtagccattgccttacttgtgaaggtcgacacacatctgccttacttgaacagtgtgttcctttgtctttcccatgttgaagagaaatggcctctgtgtcacgtcatatttatagcccagggaaacaggatgttaagaattactaattaaatgttcctacatactctgatcgactttgtaaactactgtagaaatgacagaaatactttaattacatttatttcctaggaattgttaggggtgccaataattgtggaacaggtgattttatgaagaataattatttctcagtcagcaatttttttcccaccttaaaattcacttgagttgaaggttacattcttctacaattttcagtgtgagagtatgcttctacaataaaaactgaatttattttaaggcttttaacacatcttaaccaggggtgccaataattatggagggcgctgtatccCAAGTAGTCCCCCCTGACTGTTACACAAAGGTCCTCAGGTCGAAATCCTCATTCATGCCCCTTGGGGCCAATGTGCCCGAGGTGTAGATCCAGTATGATTCTTTCCTCAAGAGTAAGGCCTTCACGTCATCACCCTGACAGGAAAGTTTGACCTGTTTGATTCTATTGTACCTCAGAGTAGAGACACTGTGTGAAGCTTTTGTGAAGTGTCCTCAGTCTAGACtggacacactacacacacacacacacacacacacacacacactcatacagagagagagagagagagagagagagagagagagaaatacattgTTTAGGCCTAATTTTGCACTACTTCTATGTTTGCACATACAGTGGGAAGAATAAGTATTCGaacccatgttaaagttgactaaaaatcaaaccgctaaggacaccaattttctttgtgattacagaatgtatcgtaaataaattaatgttcttcctaaaatacacggggcataagtatttgacccctatgttaaattcccataggagcagaaTGTGCAGAGTGGCAGTCATATTTTGTAgcactttgcggtacatctagttttaaaCACTAATAGTGGTGACCATTAAGGGGGGCAGGAGCTAAATGGAGATGGTACTTCCCATAATAGAATGTAGTCTCCATCCAGTAATCCATGTGGTGAccatgttatacagtatatgatttaACAATGTTTTTGGTGAATGCACTAAACTTACAGAAAGTAACTTGTAGCTGTTAGCAAGAGATCAATATTGTTCCACTATAGGCAGCCTTTGCCATCGACCTTAGGAATATTGTATATGACATAGAATCTGTATTTCCCACTGGCTGCAACTTCGTTTTGGGCTGGTTTACTTAACAATGCTGTCATGTTGTTTCAGCTACAATCCTGTAAGGAAATGAAATGCCAATGACAATGACTAAGTTATACTGCAATTGTCCCTTGGGAATGAAtgaagtatatctatctatctatctatctggcaTAGTACGTccgctcattttactaaattgtgctctTTTAATTGTTGTAAATTCAGCATTATTAAAACGCGCCACTTTAGTAAAATGTGTGCAGGATTTAGTAAATTGAAAGCAccatttagtaaaatgagtgcACTGTTTAGTAACCTTGGACACGGtttagtaaaatgagcacacagTATATACATTGTGCACACAATCTCGTAAAATGAGACCACTAATTAGTAAAATGACTAAGATTTACCAAAGTGAGCATTCATTCTCTCCATACATagaaatatcttgcaatgacacCAGTGGCCGTACGTTtaggtggggcagaaacatacatgaaaactattattttttcacaaagaaaattactATTAATTCACAAAGAAATTTGATGTCcataaaggttggatatttcctcccaatttaaggcattaagatcaatttccaaaagatgattttatattcctctttatagtcactTTTTTTCATGCCTGAGAACCATCATGTTATCAATACATCGTGTTAGCTCTGTTACTGTGACAGTGGAGCAGTTGTTGACATGTTAGGGAAGTTACTTTTTGTTCTGCGAGCTAGCACTGTGATAACTACGACCACAGTGGTGCAAAGTTGTACAAAAACCTTGTTGACCGAATGCATCATCATGGTAACATTTCTGTCTTGCATTAATGGCAATCGATACACTAGATGACATGAAAACACGATAATGAATTGACTCCTTACGAACATATTGTACTTCAACCATACATTTTACACTATTGTGGCACTGAAAATGCAGAATAACTGCAGGGGCAGAGTGTAATGTCAAAGCATAAAGAGGCTGCATAAGAAGGACACGATTTCCATGTAGGCCTGACAGGAATAAATTCATTCAACAACATTTGTGCGGCCCACCACTGGCCCACTACCTTGCCTCAGGGTATAGTGTGGGTGTTGTGTTGGCCCACTTCTGGCTTGGTTCCCGGCCCAATCACTGGTAACTGACACTTATTTGCTCTGGCCCAGGTCTGAcccaggtctggcccacacactgtGAAATTACTCTTATTGTTTGTTGAGTGTGGTTGAGAGTCGGCTTGGTCCCTGGGCCACTTCTGGCCCACACACTGTGAAATTACTCTTATTGTTTGTTGAGTGTGGTTGAGTGTCGGCTTGGTCCCCGGGCCACTTCTGGCCCACACACTGTAAAATAGATTTGACTGAGTGtggctgaatgtcggcttggTCCCCGGGCCACTTCTGGcccacacactgtaaaatgGATTTGACTGAGTGtggctgaatgtcggcttggCCCCTGGGCCATGTGTGGCCCATTACCTCATCATTAATCATCATGAGCACGGTGCTTCTTCAGATTCAATTTGGTTGTTAAAATGATTTCGCTCAATACATTCTTTGTCTTGGTCTCGCCCATTGCTTATTTTGctaaactgtagcctacaactatCAACACCTAGTGCAGATCTCCGAAAGCATATCGGCCTGATATTATCGGGACCAAAAATTCCACGGGTCCGGCTCACGGAGACAATCTGAATCTAAGATCTATCTATACAAATATTTGAATTGGGAAACACTACAGAAGTGCATTGAGATTAATATCTAATGGGCCTGTTGTCTACTCCCACCTCAATTGGCTAGCCTGATAACCCTAGGGAGCCTCTATAACTTTTTGATCGAAGACCTAGCCAAATATATTACTGTGACGGCTACTTCGATTACTGGGGGAAAGGAACTCAAGTGACAGTGTCTTCTGGTGAGTATCTAATCACTTAATATTCGATAACAAACCGATTAGAGGTTTCTGACCATGAGCGCTGTTAGTGGGTTTATTCGCGGTTAATATTCTGTATACAAAAACACGCCCAACAGTTGAGGTTTCATCTGGTAAGTTTGGTGTAAATTGTAACGGCGTCTCTCTGTTTTAGTTAGGCTATCAATGAGCGAAATTATTACTGCTATTGTCAAAATTGAATCAAACCTAAGTCGCAACTGCAGTTTCACAGTCATTATTACGCATGGACGTGTCAAATCCATCTGATGGGATTAGGCTCTGCGTTGAAGATAGAATAATGTTCTAAAACTATGCTATGCACATCGAATTAGACGTAAAACTATTTGCCCAATACATCTGTAACACGCATCCTATTCTGTGTGACCAATTTTGACCGTTTTAAAGGCACCTCGGTGACCGTTTCTTCAGggcaatgtaggcctataaggcAGGCGTTGCACTACTTGTTTTCCTTCTTCTAAATTAGGTATTTAAGAAGCAAACCAAACATGTATCTTTTGCAATCAACAAAGCgtttcatattttgaatattttcatattttgaacAAAGGGGGGCCTGGTTTGACTAATTCCACGATTTATTGATAAAATCCAGAAGCTATTGTGTGTTTAAAATAACTCCATTATCAATTCTGCATCAGTCTATGGATCTAAAAGCGATTAAATCGACTCGTCTTAACTTTTTGCACGGCAAATACGTCAAACATTCTCACAGTGACTACGCTTTTGACTACTGGGGGAAAGGAACCATGGTCACGGTTTCATCTGGTAAGAACATCGAATCCCCTTTAGCATTATTTACTGTAATGTTTGGGGCCTCGAAAATATTTAAACTACGGAATGTGCACATTGCAATATGAACTAAAACTCGGAGGAAATTAACGTTGATCTATTGAGACAGTGATGTAGGCTATTTGTCTTGCATGGTTGTTCTAATAAGTGCTGTGCAACTGGGCATTTGATTACTGGGGCAAAGGCACCCTGGTTACTGTCACAACAGGTAAGTGGCATGTctagtggggaaaaaaacaggcaaAGGTCAGCTATTGATCTATTTCTACacgtatgtattttttttatctatacttttttttatttttatgtgtaATAAGGAGCCTCATCTGCGCCGACGTCCATCTTCGCACTGGAACAGTGCGGTTCTGACTCCAGTGGATTCGTCACTCTGGGTTGCGTTATGTCCGGATTTTTGCCAGCCAACTCAAAGAAGTTTAAATGGAAAGACCCAAGTGGAAAATACCTTACCGACTTCATACAATACCCAGACATCCCCAAAGATGGAAAGTTCTCCAAGATCAGCCAGATTCGCGTCCGGGATACAGATTGGGAAGTAAAGAAATCTTTCACCTGTGAAGTAGACGGCGCCGCCGACAAGAAAGCTGTAGTAACTAAACCAGGTAAGTGTTAATTGTACTTTTATTCAATATTATGGGCTCAACTTGTGATTGCttaaaaatacaacaaaaaaacgTTACTAATGACAGATTGCacctgctttttttttattattattatttttaattattattattttattttttaacataCTAAACCGAGATGCTCAGCTCATTTGCTTAacattttatgtaggctatgatgTATTATAGTGCTGCACACCCAAATGTgttttaaatgtacatttcCATTTCGCTCTGGTATAAAACTCTCAAAATGAATACCAATCTTTTGATGCAAAGGTAACTGGGTAAGTAGGCCCCAATTCTACCTCTTATTGCCTTAAAATATGTGGATTCATTTTGGAGGTTTATACTCTGTATTCAGtatgaacttgaacttgaactcatTAGAACAAAAAATCTGAAAATGTGTAGAACATGTAAGCCTATTTACAAGATGCATTTGGGTGTAGTTTGAGGATAGTGTTGAGTCTacagcactgcctggaagatgacattgggggcttaaaacaccaaaagGTACTTATCCACTATGCTACCCCCACCTTTGATTACTTATGAAATcaattcataaatatattttagatgaataaatataaatatatttcctATGAACAAGCcatttatatctgtgtgtacaaatgctttacaaattaaattaaGGTAGGGATAATGCTTTACAATTGAGGAACAAAGCATTTAGTAATAGTTTACACATGCTTAATAAATGCATAAtagtgtgtagttattataaagtgttaatTAGGTCGAGTTGCACAGATGTCATGTGTTATGCCTTTTTTCGCTCCATAATTTGCTGTAAAATGagggcatgggtgtgtgtgtacagtagcatGAAAGGGTTTACTGGTGCCAGGAAGAGATgagaaacagagaagaaaaTCATGCACTTGACAATAGATTGAGATGCCCTGTCAGTGGGTAGTTGCTAAGCCGGATGCCAAGTAACTCTCAGATCATGGCTCCCTAGCCGGAAATGATCTAGGTTCTAGATAcaaacaaactgtgtgtgtgtgtacaaatgtcTATGATCTAGTATTTATTTTCTATGTGACAGGGACACTGAAGTCATCCAACTAAATGAGTGCACACAGGCAGTAGTATGAacaataatgtattttttttgttaaaaaccAATGGTAGGGGTGAGCAAGAGGCTAAACAattggacagacagacaatacacACCACAAtttaaccaaaacaaaacatactATACACTTAACAATAAATTGAGATGCCCAGTGAGTTGGTACACTCTTCAAACTAATGTGTTAAAAAAAGAGAATTTTGAGTTGTTTTTAGCACATCTTTATCTTCAGATAGCGACAGCATAGTTTTTTCAAACACAACTACATATATCTGGCAAAATGTCACATAATAATGGCACAACAAAGAGAAAGGAAACTATTTAGTCATAAATAATCATTTTATCGCCAAAAAATACACTTCCTCTATCTGAATGGTTGCGAAGCAGCATTAAGACACATCTATACTCTAACCTTTGTATGAAGTTGTGGTAGCACAGTACTATAGAATGAAATGTGGTCAtggtgtatgtttatgttggaTTTTACAACAACATTGAGCGCTATTCTGctaatcataatcaaggaccggaactatccatttTAAACATGGtaagtatactgtatctattgACTTGAAAGATTCTATTCATGctatggagtgagagagagaagcaggagacTATCATTTTACAGAAATGTTCAGCTTACAGTGAAAGGTGAAGTGTTTTATATGAATGTGTACTCTAACTAAAAGGGAAATAGTATAAAATGGTATTGTGTCTGAATTGCATACTGATATGTGCATTCAAAAAATATTACTTGGACATGTATGCTATATTGCTATCCTGCATAATCTAATGAGAACAGGTCAAATTCATTCTCCTTTGctcttattctctccatctACTCCTCTGCAGCCCTGCCTTTGACTACACTGACTGTAGAGCCCCAGAGTCCTGTGTTCACTGGAGATACGGTCACTCTGACGTGTGTGATAGAGTCTCTCAGTGGCTGGACATACAAGTGGTATAAGGGCTCCAGCAGCGTTCCAGCGCCTGAGGGAAACACCTTCACCATCAGAGGAGCTGCTGAGTCTCATAAGGGCCAGTACTggtgtcagggggagaggagaggcagaccCACAACATCACAACCAAGCGGGAATACAACTCTTGATGTCAAAGgtagatgtttgtttgtgtgtgtatgtgtgtgcatacatttcTATGATCCAGTATCTATTTATATGTGACAGGTCCGCTCAAGTCATCCAACTAAATGAATGCAGGCAATATGAAAACAAAGTTGTTAAAAACTTggattgtttttaacacatctctgtgtccaaatagggacaacacagtttgtgttgtttccaacacatatGTTTTAAAATTGTAGTTGCTGTGAGGTCTGAAATAACAAGGATACAAAGTAACTCTTTATATGCAGACACAGAAATGTTggcaacatgtactgtacgtccACCATAACACGTAGGTTTATGGAAGCAGCAGTATAACTGAACCAATGTAAATTATTTTCtaattgtgaaaaaaaaaaatcatttcagctCCCAGGTCACCAACTGTGAGTGTGCTGCCGGTATTCACCTTTGAAAGCCAGAACGCCTTGTGTGTCATTGAAAACTTTTCCCCCAAATCGCTGACAGTGACATGGAAAGAGGATAACGCTATAATTAAAAGTGAGACGCCACAGTTTATTCAGGAAGACTCAAGTGGTTACTATACAGCTCAAAGCTTTCTGaagctaaacaaaacaacacagggCAACAAACAAGTGTTCACTTGTGAAGTGTCTCATAATGGCAAAAAAATCACTAAAGAAAAAAGATTGGAAGGTAAggcattctcacacacatacacacgcacgcacgcacacatacacacacacacacacacacacacacacacacacacacacacacacacacacacacacacacactctctctctctctctctctctctctctctctctctctttacacagtattttttctctcctttttttctcccagGCCAGCTGTCAGTGGAGCTAACCCCTCCATCATCGAGAGATATTTTCCTCAATGATACAGCAGTGCTCAAGTGTATCATCACTGGTAGAGACACAGGAGCTGTGAATGATGCTGAAGTCACATGGAAGGTGCCAGGAAAAGATCAGAATAGCAGAGCTAAAGTGGAAAAAGACCAACTGGGAAATGGCCAGTCAAGGAAGATCAGCAAACTGGAGGTGGATTTGAGTGACTGGTTCTCTGGACAGGAGTTTGAGTGCCTCGTGTCCGATAAGCACAATGGGGAGGTGCAGGGCAGCTCACAGAAAATAAAGTTAAAAAAAGGTGAGACTTTTgtgctttttacatttttggagTTCATTTCTATACTATGTTTAGCCCTGGGGAACAATAAAAGACAGACCTAAACATTTCATAGCATTTTGTGATGCCCTTTATCTTTGTCATATAACTGGAATATTGGCCATATATGACAATATAAACAATAGGATATGTTTTTCCTAAAGTATTAAAAAGCCCAAGAAGAGTTCAAGAAGACTTCATCGACCACTATGGTAGCTTTGACATCAGTGCTTGTATCTTCATTTATCAGGTGGAGCAGATCCTGAAGTGCTCATCTACACCCTCCCTGAGGCAAGAGACCCAAACCATGaatctgtggtgtgtgaggtCAGGGGCTCTGGAGATGTGTACATCATGTGGCAGGTGGACGGAGGATCGTATCTGGAGGGAAAGACGGGCGTTGTGGAACAACAGGATGGCAACGAGTCGCATGTCAGCATATTGACGGTCAATTCACAGAGTCCAGTGTTAAGAAAATTAACCTGCGCCGTCAAGTATGGCGGCATGGAAAGCTACACTTCTCCAAAACTGGTGGAATACTCAATAAGTAAATACCAAGAGTGTCCTGTATGTGATGATAAGTAATCTCTCAAGCAAACTCATGTGAACCATCCAGCATGCTATTCTGTCCAAAAAAACATCTAAAAATCATTGTTTGGGGTATTGATTCACCAATGGTTTGCTTGAGacattgtatctgttttgttGGCTGTGTTGCGATAAATGTTGTATTTGTTGATGTTATGTTCTTGTCCCCTGTCCAATGCCTCTTCATCATGTTTGCAAGTCTCAGTAATTTGTTGTTTTCGCGAAAGCACTGCATTGCTTGTTTGTGAGAACTTGTTTCATCGTGACTTTCTGTATTGTCATATCTGTGGTGTCGTGTTTTGACAGTGATTGTGAATCGCTTAGTGTTTTTGTCTTCTGTGTGCTGTCTTGTGATCAAAGCATCAAATAAATTCATACCATTGCATTTTATCACAGCGGAAGTTTGTCAGTTGTGAAATATACAGTAGCATGTCATATTATATTTCCCTTGTAATGTATTGTAGAGAAGAATACAGTAAGAGCTGCATGACTATTTTTTACATCCTCCTATACCAagtagacagacacataatctaGATAAAACTGGCATACAACTCCACAGTCATTTAAACACCTGAAAATGTGTCCTTAACATACATTTTTAATTTGAAATCAACATCTGCAACTCAGTACAAAACCAGCACAGGAGTACTTTTCTGTTATAGTATGCTATATGATAATACCCTAGTTTGCCATTCTGAGAAAAAAGGTTGCACGTTTTCCAAAGTAAACCAACCACCTGCCAGAGAGTGCATGCTGTTGTGAGTGGCATGAGAATGAGCGGCATCAGTGATGTCTGGTGTTGTCCACAGGTGAGCCTGGGGTGGGAGATGAAGATGTCTGGCTCTGCACGAAgagtgaggatgaggaagaggacgaaTACAGCAGCATGtggtccaccaccacctccttcatattcctcttcctcttctctctggtctACAGCGCTATCCTCAGTCTTGGCAAGGTATCAGTATAACAGTTGCACCATCCATGGATGACTGGATCATCTTTTACTAAAATGAGGACTGCTTTGAAATTTCAATTGCTTTGCAGTGCTGAAAGATCTGAGACATTAAGACACTAATGAAAGAAATGTGAGTTGAGACAATAGGAATGACAATAGCAATTAATAAAGGCAAGAAATAAAGGAAACGTTGTCAGCGTTGCTAGAAAACCTTTAGAATTTCACATCAAAAGGATCATGATACAGTATTAAGGCCCGTACACACTGAGTTCGATTTCGCGTCCGAAATTTCGCATCAGGTGAGACTGTTCTGAAGGTCCTCGGTGTGTACAGACTAATTAGTATACACATGTTTAATAGCCTGAGTAATTTCGTGTGAATATTTCGTCCGGAAAATTGGACTTGGTGTGTACAGGCTTTTAGTTGTCTTCTGCCATTACTACTACATGATAGAGATTCTCAAGTAGTGTTTCCCCCTTTACTTCCAGGTGAAACACtgatgaaaaggagagagaggaaccagTGGCAGGTCATCATATTTTTGAGCAGTTTCTATTTATATAAattgtttaaaaatattattatctaAATATCTGTCTAAATTGTACTTCTCAGTTCTAAGTTGTAATTTATGGGCGAGTAATTTCTGTGAAGTTGTATTTGCATTACAGAAACACTTCCATTTTTGTTTTCATCTTTTCACTGTATACACAAAGTAAAGTTGAATCACTCATTAGTTTTGAGCTTGATTGTTTTATCAGCATTTGTTTCAGGTTTATTGA
Encoded here:
- the LOC134076573 gene encoding immunoglobulin gamma-1 heavy chain-like, which codes for MLTGLQSQTLTESEPALVKPGQSHKLTCSTSGLDFKSYWMAWIRQAPGKGLEFVAIIEYDSDNIFYSNAVQGRFTISRDNNKEQLYLQMNSLKTEDTAVYYCARETHDYAFDYWGKGTMVTVSSGASSAPTSIFALEQCGSDSSGFVTLGCVMSGFLPANSKKFKWKDPSGKYLTDFIQYPDIPKDGKFSKISQIRVRDTDWEVKKSFTCEVDGAADKKAVVTKPALPLTTLTVEPQSPVFTGDTVTLTCVIESLSGWTYKWYKGSSSVPAPEGNTFTIRGAAESHKGQYWCQGERRGRPTTSQPSGNTTLDVKAPRSPTVSVLPVFTFESQNALCVIENFSPKSLTVTWKEDNAIIKSETPQFIQEDSSGYYTAQSFLKLNKTTQGNKQVFTCEVSHNGKKITKEKRLEGQLSVELTPPSSRDIFLNDTAVLKCIITGRDTGAVNDAEVTWKVPGKDQNSRAKVEKDQLGNGQSRKISKLEVDLSDWFSGQEFECLVSDKHNGEVQGSSQKIKLKKGGADPEVLIYTLPEARDPNHESVVCEVRGSGDVYIMWQVDGGSYLEGKTGVVEQQDGNESHVSILTVNSQSPVLRKLTCAVKYGGMESYTSPKLVEYSISEPGVGDEDVWLCTKSEDEEEDEYSSMWSTTTSFIFLFLFSLVYSAILSLGKVKH